Part of the Halomarina litorea genome is shown below.
CGTCGGTCCGCTGGTGGGACCGGTGCTGTTCGTCGCCCGCCAGCACCGCACGGGGCGGGCCGACCCGCGCTACGACGCCGCGATGGCCGCGATGGGCTTCCTGTTCGTCGTCTCGCTGTACGTGGGGGCGGTCATCTCCATCCCTCCGGCGTTCACGCTGGACGGCGAGACGGTCGACCGCGGCACCCCGACGGGCCTCTTCGCGCCCGTCGTCGGCCTGCTCTACGCGCTCCCGTCGCTGGCGAGCGTCGTCCCGCCCGTCCTCGTCGCCGTCGGGATGTTCCTCCTGCATCGCCGTCTGGGGTAGAGCGACACGGGCAAGAGGAACGCTCGCCTACCGGGCCGCATGAGCGATTCGGAGAAGGAGGGTCGGTTCGTCGTCACGCACGCCGAGAGCGACAGCGCCGTGTTGAAAGACGTCGACGACGGGCAGGTCCACACGCTCGGGTCGAACCCCGGCGTCGAGGAGGGGGACGTCCTCAGCGCGACGCTCGCCCCGGACCCGCCCCTCGAGGTGACCTGGCAGGTCGTCGAGGTGGAGACGCGACGCACCGTCCGAATCGAACGGAGCGAGGAACCCCCGACGACACAGGAGCGAGACATCGCCGCCGGGCAGGACGTGGGCGACCTGACGCGGGAGGAGCGGGCGGGGAAAGGCGAGATACACGTCCTCACGGTCCCGCCGGAGGAGACGGAAGACGCCGTATCGGACGTCCTCGACGACGAGGCAACCGTCGTCCGGGCCGCCCGGATGGACGAGGTGAACCGCGTCGAGGTGCGCGCGCGCGACGGCGTCGTGAGCGTCCGCTATCTCCCGTAGCGTCCGAAGAGCAGAGTTCAGAAGGCGCTTACTTCATCCCGCGGCTGGCGAGGTGATACTCCATGACCGTCTCCATCCCCTCGATGAACCGCTGGGTGTCAACGCTGTCGACGCCGTAGTCGCGGTTCGAGACCTCCTCGTGGCGCTGGTCCCACTCGGCGAGGAACGCCTCCTCGACGCCCCGTTCCTTGATGCGCTGGGCGACGCGGTCCAGGTCCTGGTTCGCGGGGTCGAGTTCGTCGGGCGCGACGATACCGTCCTGAAGCGCCTGAACGATGACGCCCGCCGAGTAGTCGCCCTCGGTGAGTTCGCGCTCCCACGTCGTGACCCAGTTGCCGATGCGCGCCATCTTCTGGAGGTCCCAGGTGA
Proteins encoded:
- a CDS encoding DUF5812 family protein, which translates into the protein MSDSEKEGRFVVTHAESDSAVLKDVDDGQVHTLGSNPGVEEGDVLSATLAPDPPLEVTWQVVEVETRRTVRIERSEEPPTTQERDIAAGQDVGDLTREERAGKGEIHVLTVPPEETEDAVSDVLDDEATVVRAARMDEVNRVEVRARDGVVSVRYLP